One part of the Nematostella vectensis chromosome 8, jaNemVect1.1, whole genome shotgun sequence genome encodes these proteins:
- the LOC116620285 gene encoding inner kinetochore subunit wip1 codes for MKRRFPRTRQKAIFKKFQRDGRLAKSVDILIFLDYMLFLRKLATEANMQARQEKATVIDDNHVSVSLKNVLKSFRG; via the exons ATGAAGCGAAGATTCCCTCGAACGCGACAAAAAGCTATATTCAAGAAGTTCCAAAGGGACGGAAGACTTGCCAAGAGTGTAGATATTCTG ATATTTCTTGACTACATGTTGTTCCTGAGGAAACTTGCAACAGAGGCTAATATGCAAGCGAGGCAAGAAAAGGCCACTGTTATTGATGACAATCATGTCTCGGTTTCATTGAAG AATGTGCTGAAGAGCTTCAGAGGTTGA